Proteins from one Impatiens glandulifera chromosome 2, dImpGla2.1, whole genome shotgun sequence genomic window:
- the LOC124923826 gene encoding probable xyloglucan endotransglucosylase/hydrolase protein 23, with translation MASSSSSSLITIFLLSSALAACAANFYQNVDITWGDGRAKILNNGDLLTLSLDKSSGSGFQSRNQYLFGKMDMQIKLVPGNSAGTVTSYYLKSLGSSWDEIDFEFLGNLSGDPYILHTNVFSEGKGNREQQFYLWFDPTDNFHTYSILWNPQRIIFSVDGIPIREFKNAESIGVPYLKNQPMRIYSSLWNGDQWATKGGLVKIDWTKAPFTAFYRNFNDATACFWSGGNAGKSSCTGSSDHAWMNEQLNTTSQEKMRWVRKNYMVYNYCNDIKRFPLGFPAECSLLKT, from the exons atggcttcttcttcttcttcttcactaatCACGATCTTCCTACTGAGCTCCGCTCTTGCTGCCTGCGCAGCAAATTTCTACCAAAACGTAGACATAACATGGGGCGACGGCAGAGCCAAGATACTCAACAATGGAGACCTTCTCACTCTCTCCCTAGATAAGTCCTCTGGCTCTGGTTTTCAGTCCAGGAATCAATACCTCTTCGGAAAAATGGATATGCAGATCAAACTCGTCCCCGGGAACTCCGCTGGAACTGTCACATCCTACTAC TTGAAGTCGCTGGGATCGAGTTGGGACGAAATAGATTTCGAATTCTTGGGGAATTTGAGCGGCGACCCTTACATTCTTCACACCAATGTATTTAGTGAAGGAAAAGGAAACAGAGAGCAACAATTCTACCTCTGGTTCGATCCCACTGACAATTTCCACACTTATTCAATCCTCTGGAACCCACAACGCATTAT ATTCTCAGTGGACGGGATACCCATCAGGGAATTTAAGAACGCAGAGTCAATCGGCGTGCCTTACTTAAAGAACCAGCCTATGAGGATCTATTCAAGCCTGTGGAACGGCGATCAATGGGCAACCAAAGGTGGCCTTGTGAAGATAGATTGGACCAAGGCCCCATTCACGGCCTTCTACCGGAATTTCAACGATGCCACCGCCTGTTTCTGGTCAGGTGGTAACGCCGGAAAGTCGTCTTGCACCGGCTCGAGTGACCATGCATGGATGAATGAGCAGCTGAACACGACGAGCCAAGAGAAGATGAGATGGGTGCGCAAGAACTACATGGTGTATAATTACTGCAATGACATCAAGAGGTTCCCTCTAGGGTTTCCGGCTGAGTGTTCTTTATTGAAGACATAA